The following coding sequences are from one Chelonoidis abingdonii isolate Lonesome George chromosome 4, CheloAbing_2.0, whole genome shotgun sequence window:
- the LOC116836181 gene encoding galanin receptor 2a-like: MRFKYRKDGVCRELGRRACSCTMEVQFLTSNRTTGPAAAELRLTRHVSVAMTSNSSAGNSSSSVLSDLFLLQSRRFFASIYFLIFLLGMPGNVLLLLVLIPDLMRTGASHVSRLTGPLLVNIALLDLLFFLYVVPVMFGNVLFEGWPLGYVVCVTYNSLSLSIIFADFYCLLAVSLLRYVAVIHPTRTMAVSQRLIAWACVFIWTLGFLFSIPLWIHYTTVEVEGETYCVNQMPKQQLTLYFRLLGGLAFLPPMLLMILCYSSIIFTLWVRRGLAVHTASTLQVNRRATVMALVTVMTFVVMWVPYWLVVFLTKDDELLTTGPMYLASNLTTLLAYANRCVNPIICFSLSSQYQAGLRKLVRRTGCCREPACSKDMVRMETAGGEGGAL, from the coding sequence AACAGAACgacagggccagctgcagccgaGCTCCGCTTGACAAGGCACGTCAGCGTTGCTATGACCTCCAACTCCAGTGCAGGGAACAGCTCCAGCTCTGTGCTGAGTGATCTCTTCCTCCTCCAATCCAGGAGGTTCTTTGCTTCCATCTACTTTCTCATTTTCCTGCTGGGCATGCCTGGGAATGTCCTGCTGCTCCTGGTCCTGATCCCAGACCTCATGAGGACTGGTGCCAGCCATGTCTCCCGCCTGACTGGGCCCCTGCTGGTCAATATTGCTCTCCTGgacctcctcttcttcctctatgTCGTTCCGGTGATGTTTGGCAATGTGCTCTTCGAGGGCTGGCCCTTGGGGTACGTGGTGTGCGTCACCTACAACAGCCTGTCCCTCTCCATCATCTTTGCCGATTTCTACTGCCTCCTGGCAGTCTCCCTGCTGCGCTACGTGGCTGTGATCCACCCCACACGCACCATGGCTGTGTCCCAGAGGCTCATCGCCTGGGCCTGCGTGTTTATATGGACGCTTGGCTTCCTCTTCTCCATCCCCTTATGGATTCACTACACAAcagtggaggtggagggggagacGTACTGCGTGAACCAAATGCCCAAGCAGCAACTGACTCTTTACTTCAGGCTCCTGGGGGGCTTGGCATTTCTCCCCCCCATGCTACTGATGATCCTCTGCTACTCCAGCATCATCTTCACTCTGTGGGTTAGGAGGGGGCTGGCTGTCCACACGGCCTCCACCCTCCAGGTTAACAGGCGTGCCACGGTCATGGCTCTGGTCACCGTGATGACCTTTGTGGTTATGTGGGTGCCCTACTGGCTGGTGGTTTTCCTCACGAAGGATGATGAGTTGCTCACCACAGGCCCCATGTATTTGGCATCCAACCTGACCACCTTGCTGGCCTACGCCAACCGCTGCGTCAACCCCATCATCTGCTTCAGCCTCTCCAGCCAGTATCAGGCTGGGCTGAGGAAGCTTGTGAGGCGGACGGGGTGCTGCCGCGAGCCAGCGTGCTCCAAGGACATGGTCAGGATGGAAACTGCAGGTGGCGAGGGAGGAGCGCTGTAG